The genomic segment CCGCCGCGGGTGAGGCGTTCGGCTCGGGCGTCATCGATGGCTGGGTCGCGGACGGCGACCGCGACGCGTTCGTCGAAGACGTCCGCCAGGCGCTGTACGCCTCCAAGGTCGTGGCCTACGCCCAGGGGTTCGACCACATCGCGGCGGGCAGCGAAGAATTCGGCTGGGACATCGACCGGGGGAAGACCGCGACGATCTGGCGGGGCGGCTGCATCATCCGCGCCCGTTTCCTCGACCGGATCCGCGAGGCCTACGACGACCAGCCGAAGCTGGAAAGCCTTCTGGTGGCACCGTACTTCGCCGGCGCGGTGTCGAGCGGCTCCGACGCGTGGCGCCGGGTCGTCTCCGCCGCCGCACTGAACGGCGTTGCCACTCCGGCCTTCTCGTCGTCGCTGGCGTACTACGACGGTCTGCGCCGCGACCGCCTTCCGGCCTCGCTGATCCAGGGCCTGCGTGACCTGTTCGGCGCGCACACCTATCGCCGCGTCGACGCCGCGGGGTCGTTCCACACGCTGTGGGCGGGCGACAAGTCCGAGATCGAAAGCTGAAATTGAGGACGAGGTGGGCACCCAGGGTGCCCACCTCGTCCTCAATTTCAGAGATTTTCAGAGGAGGTAGCGAAACAGCGGACTGTCGGCCGGGATCTTCTCGATGTCCGGCGGCGACGCCTTCATCCGGGCGAGCAGAGCCGGGAGATCGGCCGGGCTGCCCAGCTCGATACCGACCAGCGCCGGCCCGGTCTCCCGGTTGTTGCGCTTCACGTACTCGAACAGCGTGATGTCGTCGTCCGGCCCCAGCACGTCGTCCAGAAAACGGCGCAGCGCACCGGGTTCCTGCGGGAAACCGACCAGGAAGTAGTGCTTGCGGCCCTCGTGGATCAGCGCCCGCTCGACCACCTCGGCGTAGCGACTGACGTCGTTGTTGCCACCGCTCAGCAGGACCAGCACGTTCGCCCCCGGCTGGGGCCGCACCACGTCACCGAGAGCGGCGGCGGCCAGGGCCCCGGCGGGCTCGGCGATGATGCCGTCGGACTGGTAGAGGGCGAGCATCTCGGTGCAGACCCGGCCCTCGGCCACGCTGACCACCTCGACCTTGGCGTCACGCACGATCGGGAAGGTGACGTCACCGGCCCGGCGCACCGCGGCCCCGTCCACGAAACCGTCGATCTCCGGCAGCGTGACGGGCTCCCCGGCCTGTAGCGCGGCCGACATGCAGGCCGCACCGGCAGGCTCCACCCCCACCAGGCGCACCTCCGGATGCC from the Kineosporia sp. NBRC 101731 genome contains:
- the ilvA gene encoding threonine ammonia-lyase IlvA, which gives rise to MTADDVEQAAQRLSAVLAPTPLQPLDRVGARIAGRVWVKREDLQPVRSYKVRGAYNLIAQLTAQAREAGVVCASAGNHAQGLAYACGKLGVHGRVYLPRTTPRQKRDRIAVLGGDLVEVRVKGDTYDDAAAEAAADALLTGATLVPAFDHPWTVAGQGTAVAEAFAQLEELGEDRPEVVVIPVGGGGLLAGTAIWLAERHPEVRLVGVEPAGAACMSAALQAGEPVTLPEIDGFVDGAAVRRAGDVTFPIVRDAKVEVVSVAEGRVCTEMLALYQSDGIIAEPAGALAAAALGDVVRPQPGANVLVLLSGGNNDVSRYAEVVERALIHEGRKHYFLVGFPQEPGALRRFLDDVLGPDDDITLFEYVKRNNRETGPALVGIELGSPADLPALLARMKASPPDIEKIPADSPLFRYLL